TATCTTCTATCCTGCTGGTACACGAAGAAAGAGCTGGCACTTCGTTATGCAGTCCTGTACTCCGGACTCGTACTCGCGACAGCAACATCCGGGCTGCTGGCGGCAGCCATCTTCGCTGGTATGGATGGTACAGCAGGACTGCcgggatggcgatggctgTTTATTATCGAGGGCGCAGTGAGCTTTGTACTTGGTGTAATAGCACCATTCCTTCTACCAGACCTCCCAGGTCAGAACTCTGGAAGTGTACGCTGGCTGTTTagtgaagaagagcagcggcTGGCGGTTGACCGGATGGCGCGCGATGCGGTATCGAACCAGGAGGATAATGCATCATTGAGACATGGGTTGAAGCTCGCTGTGATGGATATCAAGATGTGGACTTTTGTAAGTCCTTACTTCGTTCACCAAGTACTTGAAGGCGATTGACTGACCATGCAGGCGTTTATCATGTGTTGCAGCCAAAGTGCCTATGGGTTCAACTACTTCTATCCCGCCATTGTCGAGGGATTCAATCTTGGAAGTAGGACTATCACTCTGGCTTGCACTGCACCGCCGTATATCATTGGAGCCTTTGTGGCGTATGGTGTTGCCTGGTCGAGCGATCGCTTCCACGACCGTGGGTTCCACGTTCTCACGCCAGTTCTTGTTGCTATAGTaggcttcatcatcagcgtTGCGACACTCAATATCCCAGTCCGGTATTTTGCTTCGTTCCTGTACATCTCCGGGATATTTGGTGCCAACGCTGTTGTATTCAGCTGGGCAGCCACAACAGTCAGCGATACCGCACAGAAAAAGGCATGTGCGATGGCCATTATCAACATCACTGGCCAGCTGGGGAGTGTATGGAgtccgttcttcttccatgaGAATGAAGCTCCCCGGTATCTGACGGCCATGATCTTGCTTCTGGTGTTTGCCAGCGTGGAGGCCGTGCTGTGTGTCTCGATGAAGCTTCTGCTCCGTAGGGAGAATAAGAAGCTGATTGCCCGGGGGAACGAAGCTGGCGTTGTTCCTAACCTGTACACACTGTAGAGGCGATTCTATCTGCCAATGAATGAATTCCAAATAGAATTGTCCTCCACTGCTTAAACGGCTTACTGTATCCACACTACTCCAAGCACCCACAGATACAAATAATCCAATTGAACCACCATTTACCACATAGAGTGGGCCCACCGGAATGCGGGGTAAGAGGACGATAAGACACTGGAGTAACCGGagtctttcttcttcctgcacTTACCATTCTCTCCTTACAGCCTGTTAGTGATGCAGATCGGCCCCTCCAGTACTAAAtccagatgaagaagatctcGTGAGTAGGATGGCTACTTCCTTTGCTTCCCATGCTAACTGCGTAGGTGCAAGCGGTGTCGATTCAGAAAGGTACATCCCAGTTGGTATATGCCGGCTTGTACTAACTTTGTAAAGCTGCGATGCTCTCGAACAGAGCCCTGCCAGAGCTGCTCATCAGCAAACCAGCCCTGCGAATACCGCGATTCTGACTGCAAGACACGGCCAGTCTCAACAGAGTATACCGCCAGTTTAGAGAGCCGAGTAGCATGGCTCGAGTCTTTCATTCTATCCCTGGCTGACGCCTCCCCTGAAGACCGAGAGTCTCGGTTAAAGTCATTCAGGGCCACTGCTCGACCGCATAACGAGGCGAACCAGCTAGCAACACTACTCCCATTAAAGTACTGTCAAGGATCTCTGCAGCCAGGCCCTGGAGGATCTCTCATCTACCATGGCCCGACGAGTATCCATCGCACATGGTCAACACAGCCAACAGCCGGACTCTCGCTCAATATCCCACCGGACAGCGCGCAACACCCAATATCCATATCCCTGTCTGCATCCTTACTGGCAACCTCATACGAGTCAATCACCGAGATCGCCGGCTTCAATctagaagatgaggacgaggccaTCACAAATggtctcctcctcttctttcaaTGGCAGTACTCCCACTTCATGTTCATCTACCGAGAAGCATTCCTGCGAGACCATTTCAGCGACCGTCAGAACTGCAAGTACTGGTCGCCCGGCCTGCTTCTGTCCATGTGTGCACTTGGCCTTCAGATGTCCTCTGATACTCGGGAGCGCGATCTGGGGGATAAGTTCTATACAGCTGCTGAGAGCGTTTGCATTCTGTCTGGCTTAACGCAGCCGTCTATTATAACTGTCCAGACGATCCTCTGCCTAGCGTTCTATGCTCTTGGACAGGGCGATTTATCAAAGAGTTGGGGTCTTTCGGgtatttatttctttctatttctggTTATAGTATAAACTAATTACACCAGGAATTGCATTCCGAATGGCTCAAGATCTAGGCTTCCAAAAGGATCCAGCCGACTGGATACTGCAGGACTTTTCTATAGCCACGAACGAGGACATTGAGATCCGGCGCCGCATATACTGGGGCTGCTACAACTCAGATAAACTGATTAGTCTGATCCTAGGCCGGCCAGTTCAGCTGCCATGGCACGATGCCTCTGTTGCGCAAACTGACGTTCTTCCGTACGCCTTCCCGTGTTCTATATACAGTGTCTGCCTGTCTAGCTTCTAACTAACGGACCAGGGACTTTCCCCAAATGCACGCGTGGCTTCCAGCCGGCTTCTCCAATGACGCCAGTGCCTCCGGGAAATCCTCGTCCCTGATCCTCTGTTTCCGAGAGCAAATCCGTCTGTCGAGGAGTATTGAACGGCTCCTCTCCGGTCTCGCATTCCTTCGAGCCGCCCCCGACGAAGTCGCCTGGGAGGGGTGCGTCGGCGATATGACGGTCGAGCTGTACAAGTGGCAGGACTCACTACCGCTAGCGGCGAGGTGGAATAAGTGGGAGCCTTGCTCGGCGGTTCTCCTACCCAGTGTGGCTGTTTTGCAGTGAGTCACTTCCCAAAAGCTGTTCGATCGGGCTAATGATATACCCAGTCTTCTCTTCTACAGCACCCTCATCGCACTGAACTTTGACCAGGCGGAGGCAGACCCCTCTACGAAACCACAGGAAAGTTCTAGGGATATATGCGTAGCCTCGGCAGAGGCCATTACCTGCTTAGTGAGGAAGTACCGACAACAGCACGGGTTGCGATTCGCGCCAATTATTTTGATATACAGTATATCGCAGGCTGCGCGGACGCTGCGCAGCTTCGGGGCGTATCAAGATGAGACGGCGTATTTGTATAGTGTTTTGGAAGAGTGTTCTTCGACTTGGGAGCTTGCGGGCGAGGCATTGGGGTATATCCATCAAGGACAGAATGTAGTATAATCTGAATATGATCTTTATACCAAATGAACGAACTATGCAACCGGAATCCCCATCTCAATCCCCTTTTCCAATGCCCTAACAAGGCTCAGCACATCGTCGACGTTATTATAAAACCCAAACGACACCCGAATCCCCAGCCTATACGGGGTGACATAGATTCCCTCCTCCTTGAACAACTCCATCCACGCCGCATCATGCAAACCCAAGATATACAGATGCGGCGCATGTTCCCTTCCGTGCTCCGGTCCGACAATCTTCACTCCAACCCGTTTACACTCCCTCCTTAAGACACCCCCAAGCCCATAAAGATGGTCCTCCACATTCTCAGGGCCCATCACATCAAGATAAAACCCCAAATAcgccttcgccgccgcgGCAGCAACAAGGCTCATATTCAGGTGATCGAACCGGCGCGCACTGGGGTGATACACAATCTCATCCGCAGGAACAAGTAAATCCCCCCGCACATTCTGCACAGCCCCATACCCTACAATCGGAGGGACCGGGCTCGTTTCCTTGATAACATCAGGGTGCACATACATCGCCGCGAAACCCGTCGGACAGTTCAGTCCCTTATGCAGGGAGAACGCAGCCGCGGAGACATTCAGCTTCGTAACATCCACAGGGGCAAACCCGACTTGTTGGGTGAGGTCCGCAAGGACATGGATTCCGCGCGGGCGATACGCATCGCAGATACCCTGGACGTCGTTCCATTGTCCGCTGTGGAACATGATCGAGCTAAGCCCGATAGCCACGGTGCGGTGGTCGACATAGGGTGCGAACGTCTCTGCATTGGCCGCGACAACACCCGCGCCGCCGGGTTTCTGGGACTCGGGGATTGTAGGGATTTGACGCACTTCGAGACCGGCAGGGCGGAGGGACATCCAGGCGTATGCGTGGTGGGGGTGTTCCGAGtcgaggatgacgacgttATCGCTTGGTTTGAATTTGAGGCTGTGTGCGAAGTTGTTCAGCCCTTCGGTTGTGTCGCGGGTTATTGCGACGGATGCTGGGGGCGCGTTGATGTATCGCGCGATTAGGGAGCGTGCGTCTTCGCCTGTTTGCAGCCAGGATTGTTTAGGGGAGGGTGAGAGAAGGGCTTCGTTGTTGAAGGCGCTGATTGCCCCGTGGACGATTAGGTTGGAGGGGGGTTGGAAAGAGGCGTTCAGGTAGGtgatggaggggttggagagcAGGGGGACCAGCTGGCGGTAGATGGCGAAGTCGCGAGACTGCGTGGTGAGGTCTTtgggggttgttgatggcattGTGGTGGCTGTGTTGGGTTCGGTTATACTGGGGGCCATGGTGTAGTAGACGGTATTGACTGTCTGTATGATTTAATGGCAATGGATGTTTCTATCAGACGTGCGTCTGCTTCTTATATACAAATGACAACCATCCCTCTGGTATAGACTGGTTGAGGGGCAATGGAGGAGCAAGTCCGCAGTTCTTCTGATTGGAGCAGGCAGTTGTATATCGCGGACTTCGACCTCCATTGACCCACCACTGTTGGAGTAGTTCATGGTTTGCACTGCCAGTCACAAACAACGTAGGTTGGCCTTGATACTACGGCAATCTGGCTCTGACGCAGGAAAGTGACTCTGGGGATGTTCGTAGTCATGTAGATGATGTGAAAACAGCAATGACCGTATTACACAGACCCAGGCCTGTCTTGTTGGCATATgatgcaaatagaaagacggctaAATAACCACTAGTGAGGCTTTTagtcgaatggtatttcgatatgTCTCTGAGTTATAACGACAGTACAGCTCTATCATTGATTGCACTGGTGCCTGTTGCATATGTAATCTGTATGTCCATTGTACCCAACCCTAATAAGTCTACCTCGACCCTGCCCCGTCTAACCCATCTTTACCTTGTTCTTGTTTTGATTGAAAACCCATATGTATAAGAACGGGTAAACTGTCTCTGGAATCAGAGTAACCACAATAATCGCGATGCTCCAAAACGATCCCACATACTCCCAGTTCCTCGGGACATTGAGATAGCGCCAGATGAAAAGCCCATAAGCCGTGAAGCAGCCTAGATAGCGCACGAGCCTGCATTCACAATTAATAAACCTCCTAGCAGGCCAGGGAAGCAAGTTACATACCAAATCTCAAGAGAGTGACCCAGTAAAGAACGATGCTTCACCAGTCCATACGCGTACACCCACCCAGCCGGGAGTTGCAAAAGAATGCCCGTCCAATATGCTGTCACTTGCTCGCGGTCGTCTGGGTACAGATGTCCCAAGTACCGTAGGCCGGCGATAGCTGTTACGCAGTATACAAGCATCTCCCCGGCAATGCGCTTCCTTTGGCCGCGGCCATAGACGCGCCACAGGGCAAGCACGACAAAACTGAGATCTAGCTGGAACCAGACCAGAAAGCAGATTCTCTCTATTCGCGTTGATGTTGTCGCAAAGGCGTAGTATAATTCATACGCCAAAGTCAAGGATCTAAGCAGTCAGTCACCGGGGAACATGATGTACAAGATATTTGGTAGGCATACAGGTACTTGATTGATCCCGGCAAAACGCCATCCTTGACAGCGCGCATCATACCAAAGACGTACAAAAGGGCGTATAATACCCCGCAGGAGATGATAAGCCCATCCTGGACAAACAGGTAGCCCTCGGGAGGGTTCAGGCGTGCGTCTGCGGGTTGCACCACCAGGTGGCGGATATACTCCGTTAACCAAAAGTCAGACATTTTTACGTGATCGACAGGGAAGGAAGCGAGGGA
This sequence is a window from Aspergillus puulaauensis MK2 DNA, chromosome 6, nearly complete sequence. Protein-coding genes within it:
- a CDS encoding uncharacterized protein (COG:S;~EggNog:ENOG410PVGK;~InterPro:IPR039020;~TransMembrane:7 (o29-50i62-79o91-110i122-141o147-169i181-201o213-236i)), producing the protein MSDFWLTEYIRHLVVQPADARLNPPEGYLFVQDGLIISCGVLYALLYVFGMMRAVKDGVLPGSIKYLSLTLAYELYYAFATTSTRIERICFLVWFQLDLSFVVLALWRVYGRGQRKRIAGEMLVYCVTAIAGLRYLGHLYPDDREQVTAYWTGILLQLPAGWVYAYGLVKHRSLLGHSLEIWLVRYLGCFTAYGLFIWRYLNVPRNWEYVGSFWSIAIIVVTLIPETVYPFLYIWVFNQNKNKVKMG
- a CDS encoding uncharacterized protein (COG:K;~EggNog:ENOG410PGPD;~InterPro:IPR036864,IPR007219,IPR001138;~PFAM:PF00172,PF04082;~TransMembrane:1 (i453-474o);~go_function: GO:0000981 - DNA-binding transcription factor activity, RNA polymerase II-specific [Evidence IEA];~go_function: GO:0003677 - DNA binding [Evidence IEA];~go_function: GO:0008270 - zinc ion binding [Evidence IEA];~go_process: GO:0006351 - transcription, DNA-templated [Evidence IEA];~go_process: GO:0006355 - regulation of transcription, DNA-templated [Evidence IEA]); the protein is MKKISCKRCRFRKLRCSRTEPCQSCSSANQPCEYRDSDCKTRPVSTEYTASLESRVAWLESFILSLADASPEDRESRLKSFRATARPHNEANQLATLLPLKYCQGSLQPGPGGSLIYHGPTSIHRTWSTQPTAGLSLNIPPDSAQHPISISLSASLLATSYESITEIAGFNLEDEDEAITNGLLLFFQWQYSHFMFIYREAFLRDHFSDRQNCKYWSPGLLLSMCALGLQMSSDTRERDLGDKFYTAAESVCILSGLTQPSIITVQTILCLAFYALGQGDLSKSWGLSGIAFRMAQDLGFQKDPADWILQDFSIATNEDIEIRRRIYWGCYNSDKLISLILGRPVQLPWHDASVAQTDVLPDFPQMHAWLPAGFSNDASASGKSSSLILCFREQIRLSRSIERLLSGLAFLRAAPDEVAWEGCVGDMTVELYKWQDSLPLAARWNKWEPCSAVLLPSVAVLHLLFYSTLIALNFDQAEADPSTKPQESSRDICVASAEAITCLVRKYRQQHGLRFAPIILIYSISQAARTLRSFGAYQDETAYLYSVLEECSSTWELAGEALGYIHQGQNVV
- a CDS encoding uncharacterized protein (COG:E;~EggNog:ENOG410QDDE;~InterPro:IPR000192,IPR015424,IPR015421,IPR015422;~PFAM:PF00266;~go_function: GO:0003824 - catalytic activity [Evidence IEA]); protein product: MPSTTPKDLTTQSRDFAIYRQLVPLLSNPSITYLNASFQPPSNLIVHGAISAFNNEALLSPSPKQSWLQTGEDARSLIARYINAPPASVAITRDTTEGLNNFAHSLKFKPSDNVVILDSEHPHHAYAWMSLRPAGLEVRQIPTIPESQKPGGAGVVAANAETFAPYVDHRTVAIGLSSIMFHSGQWNDVQGICDAYRPRGIHVLADLTQQVGFAPVDVTKLNVSAAAFSLHKGLNCPTGFAAMYVHPDVIKETSPVPPIVGYGAVQNVRGDLLVPADEIVYHPSARRFDHLNMSLVAAAAAKAYLGFYLDVMGPENVEDHLYGLGGVLRRECKRVGVKIVGPEHGREHAPHLYILGLHDAAWMELFKEEGIYVTPYRLGIRVSFGFYNNVDDVLSLVRALEKGIEMGIPVA
- a CDS encoding uncharacterized protein (COG:G;~EggNog:ENOG410PWG6;~InterPro:IPR020846,IPR011701,IPR036259;~PFAM:PF07690;~TransMembrane:12 (i45-62o86-103i115-133o145-165i177-199o211-231i285-305o317-338i350-370o376-397i409-430o442-463i);~go_function: GO:0022857 - transmembrane transporter activity [Evidence IEA];~go_process: GO:0055085 - transmembrane transport [Evidence IEA]); amino-acid sequence: MSVDHKKDPLNDEPEALGQKEGSIVEEHLNDPAYRAREKWMVRKLDITLMPIIFILYMFNYLDRNNIAQAKLDSFEEDLGLKGSDYSTAVAIVNIGYILMQLPSNMILTKVRPSLYIPLWVCVWSVVSGATAGTNNFGGLIGVRIVLGICEAPFFPGVFYLLSCWYTKKELALRYAVLYSGLVLATATSGLLAAAIFAGMDGTAGLPGWRWLFIIEGAVSFVLGVIAPFLLPDLPGQNSGSVRWLFSEEEQRLAVDRMARDAVSNQEDNASLRHGLKLAVMDIKMWTFAFIMCCSQSAYGFNYFYPAIVEGFNLGSRTITLACTAPPYIIGAFVAYGVAWSSDRFHDRGFHVLTPVLVAIVGFIISVATLNIPVRYFASFLYISGIFGANAVVFSWAATTVSDTAQKKACAMAIINITGQLGSVWSPFFFHENEAPRYLTAMILLLVFASVEAVLCVSMKLLLRRENKKLIARGNEAGVVPNLYTL